A single region of the Brachypodium distachyon strain Bd21 chromosome 3, Brachypodium_distachyon_v3.0, whole genome shotgun sequence genome encodes:
- the LOC100843186 gene encoding zinc finger CCCH domain-containing protein 13 isoform X1 has translation MLPPPRRGPAYKTKLCALFRNGHCDRESCSFAHGPDELRRPPSSRPSFPPHHAGRRDYRGGDFRGRIERRFSPRRRHSPGRDFRGHRSLHNRRPTSRERESSFSRSPSRKSERRHDKKTDDGETNSPKSLSVSDNSDMKKDKFSSGDEKEDHEKKLKQIRLDMEALREDKSHLEIVLDEKIDEMRKISSKVNDLDQQLQREKNECHRMTSKMKKFIKAHGRFLKAQEELKRSQARFERLGDLLASDILKRGANEEVSSVHADEDLNGSYERSPNTAVTKKRSIPYSTSDEAKAAKKRRDRDSDTITRSDKYRSEGDATDFDKASKGSEATKSIYLKKRLWEDEKNKLGNVVSSADKVKDSPVKHALPSTGMAAHALYDLNEAIELDDRHETIDALLENDADDRTRSPVMPPQPPPVVQNAYEQYEDLDEEVDVE, from the exons ATGCTgccccctcctcgccgcggcccGGCGTACAAGACGAAGCTGTGCGCGCTCTTCAGGAACGGTCACTGCGACCGCGAGTCCTGTAGCTTCGCCCACGGCCCCGATGAGCTCCGCCGGCCGCCTTCATCCCGCCCCTCCTTCCCGCCACACCACGCCG GAAGAAGAGATTATAGAGGTGGTGACTTCAGAGGAAGGATTGAGAGGAGGTTCTCACCTCGTAGGAGGCATTCCCCTGGAAGAGATTTCAGGGGTCATCGTTCCCTTCATAATCGAAGACCAACTTCTCGAGAAAGAG AATCTAGCTTTTCACGGTCTCCCAGCAGGAAGAG TGAGAGGAGACATGACAAGAAGACTGATGATGGAGAAACCAACTCGCCGAAGAGTTTGAGTGTCTCTGACAATAGTGATATGAAGAAGGACAAATTCTCAAGTGGCGACGAGAAAGAGGATCACGAAAAGAAG CTCAAACAAATAAGATTGGATATGGAAGCTTTGCGTGAAGATAAATCTCACCTTGAG ATTGTTTTGGATGAGAAGATTGATGAAATGCGGAAGATTTCTAGCAAAGTAAATGACCTTGATCAGCAACTGCAGAGGGAGAAAAATGAATGCCATAG GATGACCTCGAAAATGAAGAAGTTTATAAAAGCTCATGGCCGTTTTTTGAAAGCCCAGGAAGAGTTGAAAAG GTCACAAGCTCGCTTTGAGAGACTTGGTGATTTGCTTGCTTCGGATATTTTGAAGCGCGGTGCTAACGAAGAAGTTTCCAGTGTTCATGCTGATGAAGATCTAAATGGTTCTTATGAAAGGAGTCCAAATACGGCTGTTACTAAAAAGAGATCAATTCCATACTCAACTAGTGATGAAGCAAAAGCTG cgaagaaaagaagagatcGAGATTCTGATACAATCACTAGGTCAGATAAATATAGGTCAGAAGGTGATGCTACAGATTTTGATAAAGCAAGCAAGGGGAGTGAGGCAACAAAGTCTATATATTTAAAGAAGAGACTCTGGGAAGATGAAAAAAACAAGCTTGGAAATGTAGTTTCTTCCGCAGATAAG GTCAAAGATTCTCCAGTCAAACATGCTTTGCCCTCCACCGGTATGGCTGCTCATGCCTTGTATGATCTTAATGAGGCTATTGAGCTGGATGATAGACATGAAACGATAGATGCGTTGCTAGAAAACGATGCTGATGACAGAACTAGATCGCCTGTCATGCCCCCACAACCTCCACCAGTGGTCCAAAATGCTTATGAGCAG TATGAGGACCTGGACGAGGAAGTGGACGTGGAATAA
- the LOC100838108 gene encoding uncharacterized protein LOC100838108, with protein MASPQPPAPPPAESPPPPAPTTVLALGEDLLREIFVRLPSLPSLVRAAFTCHAFLDAVRSSPAFRRRFREDHPQPLLGFFFDPDGPAIPSFAPLRRRDEPDLAAAICGADFFLTRLPDEDDASPGWSISDCHDGYVLFYNSGTGQFAAFNPIARALDLIPPTPDEIFDGCHGPPAYLDGCIVFSGEAGGPFRLVNTCYDDSRARAAVFSSESREWEIFPWSEPMTEPGEKYWLKGGTMVNGSIYWVHTTDAYMLVLDTATLQFSQMDLPACLAGQDYLFRVGEAKDGKLCIVCPIEFKLLVWVWRSDDDGTKRWMLDNKFHLETIVDETEGSLEEHGELHIVATVDGVVYFTTSETFIDPHFPSWFLSLCLETAELDTVFQKRYDSHVHPYIMAWPPSLVQNKVCPQLEDA; from the coding sequence ATGGCCTCCCCGCAACCGCCAGCGCCCCCGCCGGCGGAATCGCCGCCACCACCCGCTCCGACCACCGTACTCGCTCTCGGAGAAGACCTCCTCCGCGAGATCTTCGtccgcctcccctccctcccgaGCCTCGTCCGAGCCGCCTTCACCTGCCACGCCTTCCTCGACGCCGTCCGCTCGTCCCccgccttccgccgccgcttccgcgAGGACCACCCGCAACCCCTcctcggcttcttcttcgaccCCGACGGACCCGCCATCCCTTCCTTCgcccccctccgccgccgcgacgaACCCGACCTCGCAGCCGCCATCTGCGGCGCCGATTTCTTCCTCACCCGACTCCccgacgaagacgacgccTCCCCCGGGTGGTCCATCAGCGACTGCCACGACGGATACGTCCTTTTCTACAACAGCGGCACGGGGCAATTCGCCGCCTTCAACCCCATCGCACGGGCCCTGGATCTCATCCCCCCGACGCCCGACGAGATCTTCGACGGCTGCCACGGCCCACCCGCATACCTCGATGGCTGCatcgtcttctccggcgaggccggcgggcCGTTCCGCCTGGTCAACACCTGTTACGACGACTCGcgggcgcgcgccgccgtcttctcgtCGGAGAGCAGGGAGTGGGAGATCTTCCCGTGGTCTGAGCCCATGACGGAGCCTGGGGAGAAATACTGGCTGAAAGGTGGCACCATGGTGAATGGGTCCATCTATTGGGTACACACGACTGATGCCTACATGCTCGTGCTGGACACCGCGACGCTACAATTTTCACAGATGGATCTGCCGGCATGCTTGGCAGGGCAGGATTACCTATTTAGGGTTGGCGAGGCCAAGGATGGGAAGCTCTGCATTGTCTGCCCAATTGAATTCAAGCTTCTTGTTTGGGTTTGGAGATCCGATGATGACGGTACCAAGAGATGGATGCTAGACAATAAGTTTCACTTGGAGACAATTGTTGATGAAACCGAGGGTTCACTAGAGGAACATGGTGAACTGCATATCGTGGCCACTGTCGACGGAGTCGTGTACTTCACTACCTCTGAGACATTCATTGATCCTCATTTTCCAAGTTGGTTCCTATCTCTATGCCTGGAGACAGCGGAGCTGGACACGGTCTTCCAAAAGAGATATGACAGCCATGTCCATCCCTACATCATGGCATGGCCGCCTTCTTTGGTGCAGAATAAGGTTTGCCCTCAACTCGAAGATGCTTGA
- the LOC100837883 gene encoding formin-like protein 10, with the protein MRRLGFVVLFLAAAAAALVGTSRWGTEEEGLGHFFVGWMQPSPSSSSPAPSSLVLDGDLVDKIWSLCLQDVVSAEEILGIGQSFTLDGLSSRSSEDELKTMLLMELLAILPPQKSYVTHDCINAHYFSLGIAQELNDGLSNYVENQQPLLGSNFYPRRQLAHQVVGDAPTKSPAFAPAILSGGEAWFPLSVAEPPFAPPNSPKTDPSRHHDQSAQKHRRVPPPISSSEKQHNYIRLVLTVVLPTAAFSFIVAFLIFYCCGCNKSKVSVSEPRDDHPLLHLQLANASGLSSDVHVPASPLQKSDQGVRPTKVGGSRSQCFPCCFTKTSAQVTEGTQEDIAAGDLPKPVPPPPPPPPPPPPLPPPVKKAAPPPPTPPRGSGARPPQMSPVDSSHSEGSSAGDQASETSEAEVSAPRAKLRPFYWDKVLANPNQSMAWHDIKFGSFHVNEDMIEALFAYGAGNRNNVKDKERAVADPSPQHVSLLDFKKSCNLAVVFKAMNVKVEDIQDALIEGNELPRLLLETILRMKPTDEEEQKLRLYEGDCSQLGLAEQVMKALTDIPFAYKRISALLLMSSLQEDASSLRDSFLQLEAACGELKHRLFLKLLEAVLKTGNRLNDGTFRGGANAFKLDTLLKLSDVKGADGKTTLLHFVVQEIVRSEGVREARLAMESGRTPPPSTSGDKSSGSLQEDGEYYSNLGLKIVSGLSSEMVNAKNIAALDADALSASVLSLRHELLKAKEFLNSDMATIEENSGFHHSLVHFVEHADNETNFLFKEEKRLRSLVKKTIRYFHGNDVKDDGFGLFVTVRDFLVMLDKACKEVGASQKKTANRSRSSGTYNPVLNPHEKQFPAVLDHHLDSLDSNN; encoded by the exons ATGAGGAGGCTGGGGTTCGTGGTGCtgttcttggcggcggcggcggcggcattggTCGGGACGTCGAGATGGGgaacagaggaggagggctTGGGGCATTTCTTCGTGGGATGGATGcagccttctccttcttcttcttcccctgctCCGTCTTCCTTGGTTCTAGATGGGGATCTT GTGGACAAAATATGGTCACTTTGCTTACAAGACGTCGTTAGCGCAGAGGAAATATTAGGAATTGGACAATCTTTTACTTTGGATGGATTATCAAGTCGTTCTTCGGAGGATGAACTGAAGACAATGCTGCTTATGGAGCTTCTGGCAATTCTTCCACCTCAGAAGTCTTATGTTACTCATGACTGTATCAATGCACATTACTTCAGCTTGGGCATTGCACAGGAACTTAATGATGGATTGAGCAACTATGTTGAGAACCAGCAGCCATTGCTTGGTTCAAACTTCTACCCAAGACGACAATTGGCTCATCAAGTGGTTGGGGATGCTCCTACTAAATCTCCGGCTTTTGCGCCAGCCATCTTGTCTGGAGGTGAAGCTTGGTTTCCACTTTCTGTGGCAGAACCACCATTTGCACCTCCCAACTCCCCGAAAACCGACCCCAGCCGGCATCATGATCAGTCTGCACAGAAGCATCGGAGAGTTCCTCCTCCAATTTCATCTTCGGAGAAGCAACACAACTACATAAGATTAGTCTTGACTGTTGTGCTCCCGACGGCAGCATTCTCATTCATTGTTGCGTTTCTGATTTTCTATTGCTGTGGATGCAACAAAAGCAAGGTCTCGGTCAGTGAGCCGCGGGATGACCATCCTCTTCTTCACTTGCAGTTGGCTAACGCATCTG GTTTGTCATCCGATGTTCATGTTCCCGCCAGCCCGCTTCAGAAGAGTGATCAAGGGGTCAGGCCTACTAAGGTTGGAGGCAGCAGGAGCCAGTGTTTTCCATGCTGTTTTACAAAAACATCTGCGCAAGTTACTGAAGGAACACAGGAGGACATTGCGGCAGGTGATCTTCCTAAACCAgtgcctccgccaccgccacctccgcctccacctccaccatTGCCCCCCCCTGTCAAGAAGGCTGCTCCTCCCCCACCTACACCTCCCAGAGGTTCAGGAGCAAGACCTCCTCAGATGTCACCTGTTGATTCAAGTCATTCTGAAGGATCGTCAGCAGGCGATCAGGCCAGTGAAACATCTGAAGCTGAAGTGAGTGCTCCAAGAGCCAAGCTCCGGCCTTTCTATTGGGACAAAGTTCTTGCAAATCCTAACCAGTCAATGGCCTGGCATGACATCAAATTTGGTTCTTTTCA TGTGAACGAGGATATGATAGAGGCATTGTTTGCTTATGGCGCTGGCAACAGAAACAACGTTAAGGACAAAGAACGTGCCGTGGCAGACCCTTCACCTCAGCATGTTTCTCTTCTTGATTTTAAGAAATCGTGCAACCTGGCAGTTGTTTTTAAGGCAATGAATGTCAAGGTAGAGGACATTCAAGATGCTCTCATTGAAG GAAATGAGCTTCCTAGACTACTTCTTGAGACAATCTTGAGAATGAAACCAACTGATGAGGAAGAGCAGAAACTCAGGCTTTACGAAGGGGACTGCTCACAACTAGGTCTTGCAGAACAAGTGATGAAGGCGCTAACTGACATTCCTTTTGCTTACAAGAGGATCAGCGCTTTACTTTTAATGTCATCATTGCAAGAAGATGCTTCAAGCCTCAGGGATTCATTCCTGCAATTGGAG GCTGCTTGTGGGGAACTAAAGCACCGCCTTTTTCTTAAGTTACTAGAAGCTGTTCTCAAAACTGGAAACCGTTTGAATGATGGGACCTTCCGTGGTGGTGCTAATGCTTTCAAACTTGACACCCTCCTGAAGTTATCAGATGTCAAGGGTGCTGATGGAAAGACCACACTGCTACACTTTGTTGTCCAAGAGATTGTTCGATCTGAAGGTGTCCGTGAAGCAAGGTTAGCCATGGAAAGTGGAAGAACTCCACCTCCTAGTACTTCAGGAGACAAATCAAGCGGATCTCTGCAAGAAGATGGCGAGTACTACTCCAACCTCGGCCTTAAGATTGTATCAGGGCTTAGCAGTGAGATGGTCAATGCCAAGAACATAGCTGCACTAGATGCTGATGCTTTGTCTGCCAGTGTACTGAGCCTCAGGCATGAGTTGCTGAAAGCAAAGGAGTTCCTTAACTCTGACATGGCAACAATAGAAGAGAACAGTGGGTTTCACCACTCACTGGTACATTTTGTAGAACATGCAGATAATGAGACCAACTTTCTGTtcaaagaagagaagagactGAGATCATTAGTGAAGAAAACAATTCGGTATTTCCATGGAAATGATGTGAAAGACGACGGATTTGGTCTCTTTGTCACCGTAAGAGATTTTTTGGTGATGCTGGATAAGGCATGCAAGGAAGTTGGGGCATCACAAAAGAAGACAGCAAATAGATCTCGGAGCAGTGGCACTTACAACCCAGTGTTAAATCCCCACGAGAAACAATTTCCTGCAGTTTTGGATCATCACTTAGATAGTTTGGACTCGAACAATTAA
- the LOC100843186 gene encoding zinc finger CCCH domain-containing protein 13 isoform X2 has translation MGVLSLHHSFFVFVAMRYSLCKACKLSLLLGRRDYRGGDFRGRIERRFSPRRRHSPGRDFRGHRSLHNRRPTSRERESSFSRSPSRKSERRHDKKTDDGETNSPKSLSVSDNSDMKKDKFSSGDEKEDHEKKLKQIRLDMEALREDKSHLEIVLDEKIDEMRKISSKVNDLDQQLQREKNECHRMTSKMKKFIKAHGRFLKAQEELKRSQARFERLGDLLASDILKRGANEEVSSVHADEDLNGSYERSPNTAVTKKRSIPYSTSDEAKAAKKRRDRDSDTITRSDKYRSEGDATDFDKASKGSEATKSIYLKKRLWEDEKNKLGNVVSSADKVKDSPVKHALPSTGMAAHALYDLNEAIELDDRHETIDALLENDADDRTRSPVMPPQPPPVVQNAYEQYEDLDEEVDVE, from the exons ATGGGTGTCCTTTCTCTGCATCactccttttttgtttttgttgccaTGCGTTATTCCTTGTGTAAAGCTTGTAAACTTTCCTTACTTCTAGGAAGAAGAGATTATAGAGGTGGTGACTTCAGAGGAAGGATTGAGAGGAGGTTCTCACCTCGTAGGAGGCATTCCCCTGGAAGAGATTTCAGGGGTCATCGTTCCCTTCATAATCGAAGACCAACTTCTCGAGAAAGAG AATCTAGCTTTTCACGGTCTCCCAGCAGGAAGAG TGAGAGGAGACATGACAAGAAGACTGATGATGGAGAAACCAACTCGCCGAAGAGTTTGAGTGTCTCTGACAATAGTGATATGAAGAAGGACAAATTCTCAAGTGGCGACGAGAAAGAGGATCACGAAAAGAAG CTCAAACAAATAAGATTGGATATGGAAGCTTTGCGTGAAGATAAATCTCACCTTGAG ATTGTTTTGGATGAGAAGATTGATGAAATGCGGAAGATTTCTAGCAAAGTAAATGACCTTGATCAGCAACTGCAGAGGGAGAAAAATGAATGCCATAG GATGACCTCGAAAATGAAGAAGTTTATAAAAGCTCATGGCCGTTTTTTGAAAGCCCAGGAAGAGTTGAAAAG GTCACAAGCTCGCTTTGAGAGACTTGGTGATTTGCTTGCTTCGGATATTTTGAAGCGCGGTGCTAACGAAGAAGTTTCCAGTGTTCATGCTGATGAAGATCTAAATGGTTCTTATGAAAGGAGTCCAAATACGGCTGTTACTAAAAAGAGATCAATTCCATACTCAACTAGTGATGAAGCAAAAGCTG cgaagaaaagaagagatcGAGATTCTGATACAATCACTAGGTCAGATAAATATAGGTCAGAAGGTGATGCTACAGATTTTGATAAAGCAAGCAAGGGGAGTGAGGCAACAAAGTCTATATATTTAAAGAAGAGACTCTGGGAAGATGAAAAAAACAAGCTTGGAAATGTAGTTTCTTCCGCAGATAAG GTCAAAGATTCTCCAGTCAAACATGCTTTGCCCTCCACCGGTATGGCTGCTCATGCCTTGTATGATCTTAATGAGGCTATTGAGCTGGATGATAGACATGAAACGATAGATGCGTTGCTAGAAAACGATGCTGATGACAGAACTAGATCGCCTGTCATGCCCCCACAACCTCCACCAGTGGTCCAAAATGCTTATGAGCAG TATGAGGACCTGGACGAGGAAGTGGACGTGGAATAA
- the LOC100830445 gene encoding CBL-interacting protein kinase 26 translates to MEDRRTILMERYEIGRHLGQGNFAKVYYARNLISGQGVAIKIIDKDKVSRVGLMVQIKREISIMRLVRHPNVLKLFEVMASKSKIYFVLEYAKGGELFNKITKGKLSEDAARKYFHQLISAVDYCHSRGVYHRDLKPENLLLDENENLKVSDFGLSALAESTRQDGLLHTTCGTPAYVAPEVLSRRGYDGAKADIWSCGVILFVLVAGFLPFHDTNLIEMYRKISRAEYRCPRPFSVELKDLLYKILDPDPSTRASISRIKRSAWYRKPIEANALKIKHETRDKVYKGEATTSDSTECSNSEENQASSSLTNLNAFDIISLSTGFDLSNLFEEKYGRREDRFTTRQPAATVFAKLNELAKHLKLKIKKKENGVLKLAAPKEGIKGFLELDAEIFELAPSFLLVELKKTNGDTLEYKKLMKDEIRPALKDVIWAWQGDSHPQPEQCIQGEQQRRQQSSLPSQQPQE, encoded by the coding sequence ATGGAGGATAGGAGGACGATTTTGATGGAACGTTATGAAATTGGGAGACACTTAGGGCAAGGGAACTTCGCCAAGGTATATTATGCTCGGAATCTTATCAGTGGACAAGGTGTTGCAATAAAGATAATTGATAAGGACAAGGTTTCGAGGGTTGGGCTAATGGTGCAGATAAAGAGGGAGATTTCTATAATGAGATTGGTCAGGCATCCAAACGTCCTAAAACTTTTTGAGGTAATGGCTAGCAAGAGCAAGATTTACTTTGTTTTGGAGTATGCTAAAGGTGGCGAGCTTTTCAACAAAATAACCAAGGGAAAGTTAAGTGAGGATGCTGCAAGGAAGTACTTCCATCAATTGATCAGTGCTGTGGACTACTGCCATAGCAGAGGTGTTTATCATCGCGACTTGAAGCCGGAAAACCTACTCCTGGATGAGAATGAGAACCTAAAAGTCTCTGATTTTGGTTTAAGCGCTCTAGCCGAGTCCACGAGACAAGATGGCCTCCTCCATACCACATGTGGAACTCCAGCTTATGTTGCTCCAGAAGTGCTTAGCAGGAGAGGCTATGACGGTGCGAAGGCTGACATATGGTCTTGTGGAGTAATTCTATTTGTGCTGGTGGCTGGTTTCCTTCCTTTCCATGATACAAATCTTATAGAGATGTATAGGAAGATTTCCAGAGCTGAATATAGATGCCCTCGTCCTTTTTCTGTTGAGTTGAAGGATCTACTATATAAGATTCTTGATCCAGATCCAAGTACTAGAGCTTCTATCTCAAGGATAAAGAGAAGTGCTTGGTACCGAAAACCCATCGAGGCAAATGCACTGAAGATCAAACATGAAACAAGAGACAAGGTATACAAAGGTGAAGCCACAACCTCTGACTCGACAGAATGCAGTAATTCAGAGGAAAATCAAGCGTCCTCAAGCCTCACAAACTTGAATGCATTTGACATCATCTCTCTCTCAACAGGATTTGACCTATCCAATTTATTTGAAGAGAAGTATGGTCGGAGGGAGGACAGATTTACCACTAGGCAGCCAGCAGCGACTGTATTTGCTAAGTTAAATGAACTGGCCAAGCATTTGAAGCTCAAAattaagaagaaagaaaatggtgTTTTGAAATTGGCAGCACCAAAGGAGGGGATAAAGGGATTTCTTGAGCTTGACGCGGAGATTTTTGAGCTCGCGCCTTCTTTTCTGTTAGTTGAATTAAAAAAGACTAATGGAGATACTCTAGAGTATAAAAAACTCATGAAAGATGAAATAAGGCCCGCACTCAAGGATGTGATTTGGGCGTGGCAAGGTGACTCACACCCGCAGCCTGAGCAATGTATCCAAGGAGAGCAGCAGCGACGGCAGCAGTCGTCTTTGCCATCACAGCAGCCACAGGAGTAA
- the LOC100843186 gene encoding zinc finger CCCH domain-containing protein 13 isoform X3: protein MLPPPRRGPAYKTKLCALFRNGHCDRESCSFAHGPDELRRPPSSRPSFPPHHAGRRDYRGGDFRGRIERRFSPRRRHSPGRDFRGHRSLHNRRPTSRERESSFSRSPSRKSERRHDKKTDDGETNSPKSLSVSDNSDMKKDKFSSGDEKEDHEKKLKQIRLDMEALREDKSHLEIVLDEKIDEMRKISSKVNDLDQQLQREKNECHRMTSKMKKFIKAHGRFLKAQEELKRSQARFERLGDLLASDILKRGANEEVSSVHADEDLNGSYERSPNTAVTKKRSIPYSTSDEAKAAKKRRDRDSDTITRSDKYRSEGDATDFDKASKGSEATKSIYLKKRLWEDEKNKLGNVVSSADKYEDLDEEVDVE, encoded by the exons ATGCTgccccctcctcgccgcggcccGGCGTACAAGACGAAGCTGTGCGCGCTCTTCAGGAACGGTCACTGCGACCGCGAGTCCTGTAGCTTCGCCCACGGCCCCGATGAGCTCCGCCGGCCGCCTTCATCCCGCCCCTCCTTCCCGCCACACCACGCCG GAAGAAGAGATTATAGAGGTGGTGACTTCAGAGGAAGGATTGAGAGGAGGTTCTCACCTCGTAGGAGGCATTCCCCTGGAAGAGATTTCAGGGGTCATCGTTCCCTTCATAATCGAAGACCAACTTCTCGAGAAAGAG AATCTAGCTTTTCACGGTCTCCCAGCAGGAAGAG TGAGAGGAGACATGACAAGAAGACTGATGATGGAGAAACCAACTCGCCGAAGAGTTTGAGTGTCTCTGACAATAGTGATATGAAGAAGGACAAATTCTCAAGTGGCGACGAGAAAGAGGATCACGAAAAGAAG CTCAAACAAATAAGATTGGATATGGAAGCTTTGCGTGAAGATAAATCTCACCTTGAG ATTGTTTTGGATGAGAAGATTGATGAAATGCGGAAGATTTCTAGCAAAGTAAATGACCTTGATCAGCAACTGCAGAGGGAGAAAAATGAATGCCATAG GATGACCTCGAAAATGAAGAAGTTTATAAAAGCTCATGGCCGTTTTTTGAAAGCCCAGGAAGAGTTGAAAAG GTCACAAGCTCGCTTTGAGAGACTTGGTGATTTGCTTGCTTCGGATATTTTGAAGCGCGGTGCTAACGAAGAAGTTTCCAGTGTTCATGCTGATGAAGATCTAAATGGTTCTTATGAAAGGAGTCCAAATACGGCTGTTACTAAAAAGAGATCAATTCCATACTCAACTAGTGATGAAGCAAAAGCTG cgaagaaaagaagagatcGAGATTCTGATACAATCACTAGGTCAGATAAATATAGGTCAGAAGGTGATGCTACAGATTTTGATAAAGCAAGCAAGGGGAGTGAGGCAACAAAGTCTATATATTTAAAGAAGAGACTCTGGGAAGATGAAAAAAACAAGCTTGGAAATGTAGTTTCTTCCGCAGATAAG TATGAGGACCTGGACGAGGAAGTGGACGTGGAATAA